A window of Campylobacter cuniculorum DSM 23162 = LMG 24588 contains these coding sequences:
- a CDS encoding manganese efflux pump MntP family protein, with protein MDLISLIFLSCALAMDSFAISLCKGFSVKNLQIKHYILTSFYFGGFQALMPAIGYIMGVSFEPFVRPIDHWIAFILLSFLGIKMIKEGFENENCPNDSNQFNFKIMCTLSIATSIDALAVGIGFAFLNVNLILALFLIGFITSILCVLALKIGNSFGIYFKNKAEFLGGAVLILIGIKILIEHLYFD; from the coding sequence ATGGATCTTATAAGTCTTATTTTTCTTTCTTGTGCCTTAGCAATGGATTCTTTTGCAATCTCTTTATGTAAAGGTTTTAGCGTAAAAAATTTACAAATTAAACATTATATTTTAACAAGTTTTTATTTTGGAGGATTTCAAGCTTTAATGCCTGCTATTGGTTATATTATGGGTGTGAGCTTTGAGCCTTTTGTGCGACCAATTGATCATTGGATAGCCTTTATTTTATTAAGTTTTCTTGGGATAAAAATGATTAAAGAGGGCTTTGAAAATGAAAATTGTCCAAACGATTCAAATCAATTTAATTTTAAGATTATGTGCACCTTATCAATCGCTACAAGCATCGATGCACTCGCTGTTGGAATCGGTTTTGCCTTTTTAAATGTCAATCTCATCTTAGCTCTTTTTTTAATCGGTTTTATAACCTCCATACTCTGCGTCCTTGCTTTAAAAATAGGCAATAGTTTTGGAATTTATTTTAAAAACAAGGCAGAATTTTTAGGCGGTGCGGTGCTCATTTTAATCGGAATTAAAATTTTAATCGAGCATTTGTATTTTGATTAA
- the sodB gene encoding superoxide dismutase [Fe] — protein sequence MFELRKLPYDTGAFGDFLSAETFSYHHGKHHQTYVNNLNNLIKDTEFENKDLVSIVKGSSGGLFNNAAQVYNHDFYFDCIQPKADDSCDSNLKAALEKEFGSFENFKAEFIKGATGVFGSGWFWLVYKDGKLEFVSTSNAATPITEDKIPLLVVDVWEHAYYVDHRNARPAYLEKFFSHINWGFVAKAYEWAVKEGMHSVSFYANELHPVK from the coding sequence ATGTTTGAATTAAGAAAATTACCTTACGATACAGGTGCTTTTGGAGATTTTTTAAGTGCAGAAACTTTCAGCTATCATCATGGCAAACATCACCAAACCTATGTGAATAATCTTAACAATCTCATCAAAGATACAGAATTTGAAAACAAAGATTTGGTTAGTATTGTTAAGGGTTCAAGCGGTGGGCTTTTTAATAATGCAGCTCAAGTTTATAATCATGATTTTTATTTTGATTGTATCCAACCAAAGGCAGATGATTCCTGTGATTCTAATCTTAAAGCCGCTCTTGAAAAAGAATTTGGTAGCTTTGAAAATTTCAAGGCAGAATTTATTAAAGGAGCAACCGGAGTGTTTGGTTCGGGCTGGTTTTGGCTTGTATATAAAGACGGCAAACTTGAATTTGTAAGCACTTCAAATGCGGCTACTCCTATCACTGAAGATAAAATTCCACTTTTAGTTGTTGATGTTTGGGAGCATGCTTATTATGTCGATCATCGTAACGCACGTCCGGCTTATTTGGAAAAATTCTTCAGCCATATTAATTGGGGTTTTGTTGCAAAAGCTTATGAATGGGCTGTAAAAGAGGGTATGCATTCAGTCAGTTTTTACGCAAATGAACTTCATCCTGTCAAATAA
- a CDS encoding AAA family ATPase, giving the protein MLDLKEFLNTKEIEKTKIYQELKCSKNEALILKELCKNYVISISSINAFTLLSSVFNRDKYSYLDALDDLKKLIERGFIIQNSSFFKNIDSNKTQNSKLCLLQNEVSLSEYFLEFLENKPKFELDKKEAYKDYLEYLRDEFVRIEFYERLSFIRSSSYNNELKTQIKNYEKYIKERLKKSKFYNVLNDLFKEHNLDTKEQILFLALLREEYTLSNENSISRELTSLLSLISENEFEQRQNKKLLEEGSKLIDSGLIEYDEYLNAFGDINRSFFISDEILQRMINFESKQSKKIKLENVVKEQDIFELIEPNTDINDIIIPEQTKELLENILKQQDKKVLERLNLWGIRTSKNIEAKIIFYGPAGTGKTMSALSMAKSMKKAVLSFDCSKILSKWVGESEQNVRRIFDTYKNISNTCKQSPILLLNEADQFLSTRVQSSSGSDKMHNQMQNIFLEQIERFSGVIIATTNFLESLDTAFSRRFDYKIEFKKPDFKDRLKMWKKFLPKNAEFEKDFDENILANYELSGAQILLIVKNTALKAAISKNGIFTMKDFLESIEKELNSSFDKTKIVGF; this is encoded by the coding sequence ATGCTGGATTTAAAGGAATTTTTAAACACCAAAGAGATAGAAAAAACTAAAATTTATCAGGAGCTTAAATGCTCTAAAAATGAAGCTTTAATCTTAAAAGAATTGTGCAAAAACTATGTGATTTCAATTTCTTCTATCAATGCTTTTACCTTGCTTTCTTCAGTTTTTAATAGGGATAAATATTCTTATTTGGACGCTTTAGATGATTTAAAAAAACTCATAGAAAGAGGCTTTATAATACAAAATTCAAGCTTCTTCAAAAATATAGATTCAAATAAAACCCAAAATTCAAAACTTTGCCTTTTGCAAAATGAAGTAAGTTTAAGCGAATATTTTTTAGAATTTTTAGAAAACAAACCAAAATTTGAGCTTGATAAAAAAGAAGCTTACAAGGATTATTTAGAATATTTAAGGGATGAATTTGTCCGCATTGAGTTTTATGAAAGATTGAGTTTTATTCGCTCAAGTTCTTATAATAATGAGCTTAAAACTCAAATTAAAAATTATGAAAAATACATTAAAGAACGTCTTAAGAAAAGTAAATTTTATAATGTCTTAAATGATCTTTTTAAAGAACATAATTTAGACACAAAGGAACAAATTTTATTTCTCGCTCTTTTAAGAGAAGAATACACTTTAAGCAATGAAAATTCCATATCTAGAGAATTAACTTCACTTTTATCTTTAATCAGTGAAAACGAGTTTGAACAAAGGCAAAATAAAAAACTCTTAGAAGAGGGTTCAAAACTCATAGATTCTGGATTGATTGAATATGATGAGTATTTAAATGCTTTTGGAGATATTAACAGAAGTTTTTTTATCAGTGATGAAATTTTACAAAGAATGATTAATTTTGAATCCAAACAAAGCAAGAAAATCAAACTAGAAAATGTTGTTAAAGAACAAGATATTTTTGAATTGATTGAACCAAATACAGACATTAACGATATTATTATCCCAGAACAAACCAAAGAACTTTTAGAAAATATACTCAAGCAGCAAGATAAAAAAGTGCTTGAAAGATTGAATCTTTGGGGTATTAGGACGAGTAAAAATATCGAAGCTAAGATTATTTTTTATGGTCCTGCAGGCACAGGCAAAACGATGTCGGCTCTTAGTATGGCAAAATCAATGAAAAAAGCGGTTTTAAGCTTTGATTGTAGTAAAATTTTAAGCAAATGGGTGGGTGAGAGTGAGCAAAATGTTAGGCGCATTTTTGATACCTATAAAAATATTTCAAATACCTGCAAACAAAGTCCTATTTTGCTTCTTAATGAGGCGGATCAGTTCTTAAGTACAAGGGTGCAAAGCAGTAGCGGAAGTGATAAAATGCACAATCAAATGCAAAATATTTTTTTAGAGCAGATTGAACGTTTTAGTGGGGTGATTATCGCAACGACAAATTTTTTAGAGAGTTTGGATACAGCCTTTTCAAGGAGGTTTGATTATAAAATTGAATTTAAAAAACCGGATTTTAAAGATCGTCTTAAAATGTGGAAAAAATTTCTCCCTAAAAATGCTGAATTTGAAAAGGATTTTGATGAAAATATCCTTGCAAACTACGAACTTAGCGGGGCTCAAATTTTACTCATAGTCAAAAATACTGCCTTAAAAGCAGCCATTTCTAAAAATGGAATTTTTACAATGAAAGATTTTTTAGAAAGTATAGAAAAAGAGCTTAATTCTAGCTTTGATAAAACCAAGATTGTAGGATTTTAG
- a CDS encoding YajQ family cyclic di-GMP-binding protein: MASEHSFDISAAVDKQELKNALEQAKKELQARYDLKGVKSELSFNEKESIFRLSSSSEGKVDVLRDILISKLIKRGINTKAIKELGRENGAMFHLNLKINDSIDSENAKIINKAIKDSKLKVSSSIRGEEIRVVSKQIDELQNVIKLVKGLDLELNLSFKNLK, from the coding sequence ATGGCAAGTGAGCATAGTTTTGATATCAGTGCGGCTGTGGATAAACAAGAGCTTAAAAATGCTTTAGAACAAGCTAAAAAGGAGCTTCAGGCACGTTATGATTTAAAAGGCGTTAAGAGTGAGCTTAGTTTCAATGAAAAGGAAAGTATTTTTCGCCTTAGCTCTTCAAGTGAAGGAAAAGTCGATGTTTTAAGAGATATACTCATTTCAAAATTGATTAAAAGAGGGATAAATACAAAGGCGATTAAAGAACTTGGTCGCGAAAATGGGGCGATGTTTCATTTGAATTTAAAAATTAATGATAGTATTGATAGTGAAAATGCCAAAATAATTAATAAAGCCATAAAGGATAGCAAACTTAAGGTTAGTTCTAGCATTAGAGGAGAGGAAATTCGCGTGGTTTCTAAACAAATCGATGAGCTTCAAAATGTGATAAAACTTGTTAAAGGGCTTGATTTGGAATTAAATCTTAGTTTTAAAAATTTAAAATGA
- a CDS encoding D-2-hydroxyacid dehydrogenase — protein sequence MKIVCLDAATLGHYDLSVFKEFGEFQSYRTTPKDKVIERLKDADVAMVNKIIIDKEVLDNTNLKLILETATGVNNIDLAYAKSKNIIVKNAAGYSTKSVLQHTFALMFAFLNQIVFYNQWSKEGKWSECEIFTDYTKILNTLSGKKHGIVGLGTIGKEVARISKAFGAEVAYYSTSGQNNDANFKRLDFEELLKESDIISIHAPLNENTKNLFTYKELMLLKEDAVLINVGRGGIINEEDLAKILNEKNIRVGLDVLEFEPMVKNHPLLNIKHKDNLIITPHIAWASEESLDALMKIVYNNLKEWIENGK from the coding sequence ATGAAAATTGTTTGTTTAGATGCTGCGACTTTGGGTCATTATGATTTATCTGTTTTTAAAGAATTTGGTGAATTTCAAAGCTATAGAACAACTCCTAAAGATAAGGTGATTGAGAGATTAAAAGATGCTGATGTGGCAATGGTGAATAAAATCATCATTGACAAAGAAGTGCTTGATAATACAAATTTAAAGCTTATTTTAGAAACAGCAACGGGGGTTAATAATATAGACCTTGCTTATGCAAAATCTAAAAATATTATTGTTAAAAATGCTGCAGGGTATTCGACCAAAAGTGTGCTCCAGCATACCTTTGCTTTAATGTTTGCCTTTTTAAATCAAATTGTTTTTTATAATCAATGGAGCAAAGAGGGCAAATGGAGCGAGTGTGAAATTTTTACAGATTATACAAAAATTCTCAATACCTTAAGCGGGAAAAAACACGGAATTGTAGGTCTTGGGACAATAGGCAAAGAAGTGGCTCGAATTTCAAAGGCTTTTGGAGCAGAGGTTGCGTATTATTCTACAAGCGGACAGAATAATGATGCAAATTTTAAACGGCTTGATTTTGAAGAACTCTTAAAAGAAAGCGATATTATAAGCATCCATGCACCTTTAAATGAAAACACTAAAAATCTATTCACTTATAAAGAACTTATGTTATTAAAAGAAGATGCTGTGTTGATTAATGTTGGAAGAGGTGGCATTATCAATGAAGAAGATCTAGCAAAAATTTTAAATGAAAAGAATATACGCGTCGGACTTGATGTTTTAGAATTTGAACCGATGGTAAAAAACCATCCGCTTTTAAACATTAAACATAAAGATAATTTAATCATCACTCCGCATATTGCTTGGGCGAGTGAAGAGTCTTTAGATGCTTTAATGAAAATTGTTTATAATAATCTTAAAGAATGGATAGAAAATGGCAAGTGA
- a CDS encoding glutathionylspermidine synthase family protein, translating into MKFLRLEKLKKDYLESIGFSWHTDEDGSDYIDNKLVCVKENEANAYYEAVNELYDMFIAAAQEVIDKNRFDELGIPFNLIDAIKMSWENEVHWHLYGRFDLAGGLDGKAIKLIEFNADTPTALFESAILQWAILKQNKRDESSQFNSIYECLMDNFKRLVTLDENVENFDEVYEGWKILFSSIAGNKEEEMTTKLLEHIAKEAGFVTNFSYVDEVEFSEEGIFKNGENYEYWFKLIPWEDIAIEEGELAMLLTQMMRNQKAIILNPAYTLLFQSKGILKILWELYPNHPLLLETKDKPLEGKSYVKKPVFGREGANISVVKEGKILHENIGPYANNAFIYQEYTELNSYENEYYQAGVFFAYEGCGLGFRKGGLILDNSSKFVGHIIKED; encoded by the coding sequence ATGAAATTTTTAAGGCTTGAAAAATTAAAAAAAGATTATTTAGAGAGTATAGGTTTTTCTTGGCACACTGATGAAGATGGGAGTGATTATATCGACAATAAATTAGTTTGTGTTAAAGAAAATGAAGCAAATGCATATTACGAAGCTGTTAATGAGCTTTATGATATGTTTATAGCTGCAGCACAAGAGGTGATTGATAAAAATCGCTTTGATGAGCTTGGCATTCCTTTTAATCTCATTGACGCGATTAAAATGAGTTGGGAAAATGAGGTGCATTGGCATTTGTATGGTCGCTTTGATTTAGCAGGGGGACTTGATGGAAAAGCTATAAAATTGATTGAATTTAATGCTGACACTCCAACAGCTTTGTTTGAAAGTGCAATTTTACAATGGGCGATTTTAAAACAAAATAAACGCGATGAAAGTTCGCAATTTAATAGCATTTATGAATGTTTGATGGATAATTTTAAACGACTTGTTACCCTTGATGAAAATGTAGAAAATTTCGATGAGGTCTATGAGGGTTGGAAAATTCTTTTTTCAAGCATAGCAGGAAATAAAGAAGAAGAAATGACAACGAAATTGCTTGAACATATTGCTAAAGAAGCGGGCTTTGTGACAAATTTTTCTTATGTTGATGAGGTGGAATTTAGCGAAGAGGGGATTTTTAAAAATGGAGAAAATTATGAATATTGGTTTAAGCTCATTCCTTGGGAGGATATAGCCATAGAAGAGGGAGAGCTTGCTATGCTTTTAACACAAATGATGAGAAATCAAAAGGCGATTATCTTAAATCCTGCTTATACTTTGCTTTTTCAAAGCAAAGGCATTTTGAAAATTTTATGGGAGCTTTATCCAAATCATCCCTTACTTTTAGAAACAAAGGATAAACCTTTAGAGGGTAAATCCTATGTAAAAAAACCTGTTTTTGGTAGAGAAGGGGCAAATATAAGTGTGGTAAAAGAAGGTAAAATTTTACACGAAAATATAGGACCTTATGCTAACAATGCATTTATTTATCAAGAATACACTGAATTGAATTCTTATGAAAATGAATATTATCAAGCCGGAGTGTTTTTTGCTTATGAGGGTTGTGGTTTGGGTTTTAGAAAAGGTGGTTTGATTTTAGATAATTCTTCGAAATTTGTAGGACATATTATAAAGGAGGATTGA
- a CDS encoding UPF0323 family lipoprotein — MKRIKKIIQIGMIGGLSAIALGALVGCGEDNTASNQQIKQGAFVIIEEVSPGEYKIKDQFPSDETRVVLQALDGSERVLTKEEMDKLIKDEAAKIDNGTSNLTKDNAQISSGGGLGLGEAILASAAGAILGSWIGSKLFNNQNFANQQRGAFSNQSAYQRSVNNFNNAGGTKASSSTKSGFFGGGSKATSSSSFGS, encoded by the coding sequence ATGAAAAGGATTAAAAAAATTATCCAAATTGGTATGATAGGAGGTTTGAGTGCTATTGCATTAGGAGCTTTGGTGGGCTGTGGAGAAGATAATACAGCTTCAAATCAACAAATTAAACAGGGTGCTTTTGTTATCATTGAAGAGGTTTCTCCGGGTGAATATAAAATCAAAGACCAATTTCCAAGCGATGAAACAAGAGTGGTTTTACAGGCTCTTGATGGGAGTGAAAGGGTTTTAACCAAAGAAGAAATGGACAAACTCATCAAAGATGAGGCGGCTAAAATTGACAATGGCACTTCAAATCTCACTAAAGACAATGCTCAAATAAGTTCAGGCGGAGGTTTAGGGCTGGGCGAGGCTATACTTGCAAGTGCAGCAGGGGCGATTCTTGGAAGCTGGATAGGTTCAAAGCTTTTTAACAATCAAAATTTTGCAAATCAGCAAAGAGGGGCTTTTTCTAATCAAAGTGCCTATCAAAGAAGTGTTAATAACTTTAACAATGCAGGTGGCACAAAAGCGAGCTCGAGCACAAAATCAGGCTTTTTTGGCGGGGGTTCAAAAGCGACAAGCAGCTCATCTTTTGGTTCTTAA
- the rpsU gene encoding 30S ribosomal protein S21: MPGIKVHPNESFDEAYRKFKKQVDRNLVVTEVRARRFFEPKTEMRKKQKISARKKMLKRLYMLRRYESKL, translated from the coding sequence GTGCCGGGAATTAAGGTGCATCCTAATGAGTCTTTTGACGAGGCGTATCGTAAATTTAAAAAACAAGTCGATAGAAATCTTGTTGTTACCGAAGTGAGAGCAAGAAGATTTTTTGAGCCTAAAACTGAAATGCGTAAAAAGCAAAAAATTTCAGCACGTAAAAAGATGCTTAAAAGACTTTATATGCTCAGACGCTACGAGTCAAAACTCTAA
- the ccoG gene encoding cytochrome c oxidase accessory protein CcoG, with amino-acid sequence MQQALTHLTHYAQKRYLTYFVIMILVLALPFLRINDNHFFLLSFDHKKLNLLFFSFDTQEFYLMPFVLILLFLTIFFITTLAGRMWCAWSCPQTIFRVIYRDLIETKLLKIRQNIHNKQKEYPGHFLKKSIAVILFYIFSLLATSGLLWYFIPPEDFFVYLANPGEHLLLLGILFCSSLFLTFDIVYLQEKFCVYVCPYARIQSVMFDHDTIQVIYDEKRGGVIYDGKIKLHKKPPVGECVGCEACVSVCPTHIDIRKGMQLECINCLECADACSKIQNKFNRPSLINWTSARALETGKGVRYLRFRTIAYGIALSVVFIVLLTMSTKKEHMLLNINRSSELYHISHKNGNLEITNAYTFLFQNTDSRDHEYYFEVDLEGINQAVKIIRPSKPFKLKAGEKTKKIVVLQANQKLGDDDKKDIIFPLHIKAYALDDEKIVVFRESIFVYPKNTLLK; translated from the coding sequence ATGCAACAAGCTTTAACACATCTTACTCATTATGCACAAAAGCGTTATTTGACCTATTTTGTGATTATGATTTTAGTTTTGGCTTTACCTTTTTTAAGAATCAATGATAACCATTTTTTTCTTTTAAGTTTTGACCATAAAAAACTTAACTTACTTTTTTTCTCCTTTGACACTCAAGAATTTTATCTCATGCCCTTTGTTTTGATTTTGCTTTTTTTAACGATATTTTTTATCACCACACTTGCAGGACGTATGTGGTGTGCGTGGAGTTGTCCTCAAACCATTTTTAGAGTGATTTATAGGGATTTAATCGAAACCAAACTTTTGAAAATTCGCCAAAATATACACAATAAACAAAAAGAGTATCCAGGGCATTTTTTAAAAAAATCAATCGCTGTTATACTTTTTTATATCTTTTCTTTACTTGCAACAAGTGGTTTGCTTTGGTATTTTATACCTCCTGAAGATTTTTTTGTTTATCTTGCAAATCCGGGTGAGCATTTGCTTTTACTTGGAATTTTATTCTGTTCTTCTTTGTTTTTAACCTTTGATATTGTTTATTTGCAAGAAAAATTTTGTGTTTATGTTTGTCCCTATGCAAGAATACAATCTGTAATGTTTGACCACGATACCATACAAGTTATTTATGATGAAAAAAGAGGTGGAGTGATTTATGATGGCAAGATTAAACTTCACAAAAAGCCACCTGTTGGAGAGTGTGTGGGCTGTGAAGCGTGTGTGAGCGTGTGTCCAACTCATATCGATATAAGAAAAGGTATGCAACTTGAATGCATTAATTGTCTTGAATGTGCCGATGCCTGTTCTAAAATACAAAATAAATTCAATCGTCCAAGTCTTATCAATTGGACAAGTGCAAGGGCTTTAGAAACGGGTAAAGGAGTGAGATATTTAAGATTTAGAACCATAGCTTATGGTATCGCACTTTCGGTTGTTTTTATTGTGTTATTGACAATGAGCACAAAAAAAGAACACATGCTTTTAAATATCAATCGTAGCAGTGAGCTTTATCATATATCTCATAAAAATGGAAATTTAGAAATTACTAATGCTTATACCTTCTTATTTCAAAATACAGACAGCCGAGATCATGAATATTATTTTGAAGTTGATTTAGAAGGAATTAATCAAGCTGTTAAAATTATAAGACCAAGCAAACCTTTTAAACTCAAAGCGGGTGAAAAAACTAAAAAAATCGTTGTACTTCAAGCAAACCAAAAACTTGGAGATGATGATAAAAAAGATATTATCTTTCCGCTTCATATCAAAGCTTATGCCTTAGATGATGAAAAAATCGTTGTTTTTAGAGAAAGTATCTTTGTTTATCCTAAAAATACACTTTTAAAATGA
- a CDS encoding efflux RND transporter periplasmic adaptor subunit, with protein sequence MKFFKHHIVSILIFGIFISACSKEETTAIPAQPVNTITAKSENIPLRFSYPAKLVSDYDVIIKPQVSGVIIKKYFKAGDLVKEGDRLFLIEPDKFQANVNMAWGKALMARADFDNANKDYGRNKILFEKKAISQKEYDTSLASFKTTKANLESARAEVENAKIDLAHTEIKAPFDGVVGDALINIGDFVNASTSELVRITNLNPIYADFYISDTDKLNISRNTQSGKWELDNLIANLNLNGENYKGKLYFIDSVIDANSGTVKAKAIFDNNDSKLLPGAFANVSTDGFIQRNGFKIPQVAILQDQKEVYVYIIKDGKATKTPVHISSQTNDYAVIDKGLKNGDKIIVDNFKKIRQGSEVMEIRSK encoded by the coding sequence ATGAAATTTTTTAAACATCATATTGTTTCAATTCTGATTTTTGGTATTTTTATAAGTGCTTGTAGCAAAGAAGAAACCACTGCAATCCCTGCTCAACCTGTCAATACAATCACGGCAAAAAGCGAAAATATCCCCTTAAGATTTAGCTATCCTGCGAAACTTGTAAGTGATTATGATGTTATCATTAAACCACAAGTTAGTGGAGTAATCATTAAAAAATATTTTAAGGCTGGGGATTTAGTAAAAGAGGGAGATAGGCTTTTTCTAATTGAACCCGATAAATTTCAAGCAAATGTTAATATGGCTTGGGGAAAAGCTTTGATGGCAAGAGCGGATTTTGATAACGCGAATAAAGATTATGGAAGAAATAAAATTTTGTTTGAAAAAAAAGCTATTTCTCAAAAAGAATATGATACAAGTTTGGCTTCTTTTAAGACCACAAAGGCAAATCTTGAAAGTGCAAGAGCTGAAGTAGAAAATGCAAAAATTGACCTTGCACATACAGAAATTAAAGCACCTTTTGACGGGGTTGTGGGCGATGCTTTGATTAATATAGGAGATTTTGTCAATGCTTCAACAAGCGAACTTGTGCGTATAACGAACTTAAATCCAATTTATGCTGATTTTTATATTTCAGATACTGATAAACTCAATATTTCACGCAACACGCAAAGTGGCAAATGGGAACTTGATAATTTGATTGCAAATTTAAATCTTAATGGTGAAAACTACAAGGGAAAATTATATTTTATTGATTCCGTGATTGACGCAAATAGCGGGACGGTTAAAGCTAAAGCTATATTTGATAATAACGATTCAAAACTTTTACCGGGTGCTTTTGCAAATGTTAGCACCGATGGTTTTATCCAAAGAAATGGCTTTAAAATTCCACAAGTTGCTATTTTGCAAGATCAAAAAGAGGTTTATGTTTATATTATAAAAGATGGAAAAGCAACTAAAACTCCGGTGCATATTAGCTCTCAAACAAATGACTATGCAGTGATAGATAAAGGATTAAAAAACGGAGATAAAATCATCGTTGATAATTTCAAAAAAATTCGTCAAGGCAGTGAAGTTATGGAGATTAGGAGCAAATAA